The segment gcgacttctgtcttgtgtgtggcgcacgttatatgtcaaagcagcaccgccctgatatggcccttcgtggtcggctgggcgttaagcaaacaaacaaacaaacacccccccacacacacacacacacacacacactgtacatacgcacgcacacacacaggcacacacacacacacacacacacacacacacacacacacacacacacacattgactgacacaaatctcatacacacataacacacacttatacgcacatagaccggcacggttggcctagtggtaaggcgtccgccccgtgatcgggaggtcgtgggttcgaaccccggccgggtcatacctaagactttaaaattggcaatctagtggctgctccgcctggcgtctggcattatggggttagtgctaggactggttggtccggtgtcagaataatgcgactgggtgagacatgaagcctgtgctgcgacttctgtcttgtgtgtagcgcacgttatatgtcaaagcagcaccgccctgatatggcccttcgtggtcggctgggcgttgagcaaacaaacaaacaaatacgcacatagacagtcggacacacacacctttacaaacaaacacatatacacactcatacacacacacacatacacacaaactcatgcacacacacattcacatacacacactctctctctctctcaaacacacacacacacacacccacacacaccccaagtcacacacacacacacacacactcactcacacgcactcactcactctaaaacaaaaaacttcatacacacaaaacacacacccatacgcacatatggacagacggagatgcacacctttacaaacaaacacacatacacgcacacacatacacttatgcccacacacacacttacacacacacgagtacagactcatgcacgcgtgcgcacgcacacacacacacacacacacacacacacacacaaatacacacacaccacacacacacgagtacagactcatgcacgcgtgcgcgcacacacacacacacacacacacacacacagtaacactaacacatgtgcacaaaatgaacacaaacacacacactgcgcgagagagaaagactacagggaggcatgacgtcatgatgcattaattgacgtcaaagactttcgaccgtgacgtattcttcttacgcgagctttatccatagacttggaaactacggaatttctacccgtccaaagcggcctggggtggcgtttgctgaaaaaatgggggcgcctattttacccaccgtatttttgttagtatggtccccatttttggtgaacttccatctccaactgtagcacgtagccgggcacaacgaatccttctttatcatgtattattcggtgtgcacatttctcaaatcgattacagtatagcgttcacaggatacctccagcttcgctgggataaaaagagaaagaaaacatgcaGCATGCAAAtcatattttgtggtgtgacaTCAACATGTCACTGTCTCATTCTAAGCAGGTATAGGTACACATAAAAAGAAGGCACATACATGAGTCCAACAGTGACAGTGCAAAAATCCACACAAGAAAGAACACACCATAAAAACAATAATAGTAGCATTAAAGGGGCAATAATTATGTAAAACAAACTCCTTTCATTTACATCTTCTAAAAAGATCTATTTTTTTACTATGTGTACTTCTTTTCCATCTTTaatctgtaatccatgtcatatATACAAAGGTTACAGCAGGCCTCAAATCTACTGAGTAGAAGTGGACAGTGTGTCAGTCTTTAGACATTGTCACAAAATGATTGTCATTTCTTTTGGCGGACTagtgatttacaacaacaaaataaataaataaatacataaataaataggtACAATTAAGAaatatcattaaaaaaaatgtgccataCTATTGTTTTTACAAGCTTAGTCGAGATGgcgtttaccggtaatttcTGGTATTTTACCGATTGAGATTCGCCAATACCGATAATAAAATGGGTGCTCGGTCAGACGTACCGATTGTTAATTATTTTGACCGGGGGGAAAAGAAATAGTGGAGAGAAAAATCCTTTATAAAGAATCCATGgtcagtaagagagagagagagagagagagagagagagactcgcatGGCTTATTGTGCCATTGTCTCATGGAAAACAAACTGATGAGGCTTGGTGTCACAAGGTCGTGTTAACGAAACGTCAAAAATGAAGAATGCTAAAGCCGGCATGCGATTATACTGAAAAATCACCTACGCACACCAGATCCGCTCTTTGCTCACATATATATTTGAGGTCAGTACTATCTTAACCATGAAGCAAAGATCATTGCTGTTGTTTCTGCCTCCAAGAGGTCAGAAAAGGCCCTTGTCAtacactgaaactgaaactgcttCACGGCCGAAACTGAAAGTGCTTCACGGCCTAGTACGTCAACCGCCTGATGATGCTACGATGGCATAGCAAGTCACTCGGTGATTTTGACATCGGCTCTGCGCGTCAACACTTTTTTGACAACCAGGGGGGAATAACCCAAATTTATTCCACAGAAAACGTCTGCGTGTCGATGGCATTGAGAAACATTGATTTAGTCATTGTTTGCCTTTGACTGGTTGCATTGGCAGGTTGACTGATTTTCGTGAGAGCATTGTGGTCAGCTCATGATGTCATACCGGTTTGAAAGATATCTAGCGCGATCACTGAATATAAGCtctttacaaatttaaaaataaaaataatattaaaaaacaacaacatgaacatGCAATTTCCCCAACTGGCCAAGTAGCTAGAACTATCAAGCCAATTATTCTCACTAACACTCCCTCAGCCGGCTCAAGTGAGAAATTGCACAATCACTCATGAACAAGCAAGTACATGTTTACATTTTAACACCAAGTTTGTCAATAATAGTTGATAAAATTAAGTTAACTTTTCTTACAAGAGAAATCGAAAGTAACGAGGGGCGGTAACGAAGACGTGATCAGGGGCGGCTACTCTATGATCTTCAACAATGGCGCCAGATCACGAACACCCCTGTGTCAAAACTACCCATGGAGGCACTAGGAGAAAGCAAATATTGTCATAGTTTCTGGTTTAAATAAGAGATAAATGGCTTAACTATCGATTGACACCCGCTCAAAAATGGCCATATTCACCTAACCAGCGATATTGACCGCCAAAGTGACCCTTGAGTTTGAGAAGCTCGCagaaattctaaaaaaaataaaaaaaaatgttaccaAGTCTCACCGTCAGCTTTAGCCATTTTCTGGAACCTTGTCACATGATATGCATACATTATGTTCATTAAACCACATGATCGAGGCAATTTTGCAACGTCACCCAAATCGAGGTCGCCGGAACCGAAAGTAACTATTTTCCGCTCGGTAGGATTTTTCAGAGGAGAATAATGGCACGAATTCGTCATCTAAGTGAGTAATGTGGCATATCAACGGAAAATAAAAGAACTAATCTCTCCAATGAGGTACATTATATACTATTTTACGATCTGTAAGTTGTCTTTAAGAGGCGTCAAAGATTCAATGTTTACATAGGTGACGACGTAAGACTTCCGCTGACTGACTTCCGTTGACCTCGCTATCTGTTGGGACGTTTAATAGAAAACTGTTGACCTCATTCATACCTGCACACAAATTATATCGTGAATCGATTTCTTTTGTGAAGGGATAGCAAGCTACACACGTCGATCGTTTAGGAGTTGGGTGAGGGGGCTGTGGGCACGCATTCGGGTGAAGATCTTTACTGGTAACTCGATATGGACAGTGACAACAGGATGCAGAAGTTTTGTTGACTAAGTACATGGACTGTGTTGGCCAAATGAATGAAAGAGTGAtgttcttattttcagcacaatGGCCGAAGAAAATTGGGGTGACGATGCCGCGGCTGGTGCCGTAGTGGCTGAAATTCCTGAAATCAAGCTCTTCAACAAATGGTCTGCTGATGATGTTCAGATTGCCGACATCTCACTGCAGGTAAGTAGCGAGAATGTGTTTTTAAGTGAGAACGGAAAAAGTGGCACTTGAAATTGTGTGTTCAGTACCAACACAACAGAACATTACATTAATTAACAACACAAGCAATGACCACAATCAAGACGAAGGCAGCTACACATGAGTGTGAATGAATATGatgtcaaaaaaacaacaaaccttGAATGATAGTATGGACTAAAATTTATTGCAAAGATCACACCCATGCAAgccttttcaaaattaaattacaggcatgggaattgtccgccgaatggcggatttccgccgattttttttttgttgttccgccgaaaatgcaaaagcgtccgccgaaaaaataaaggggggaggcacacaaaaaaagcaccggttactttggcctttgcgcaaaagcccgcgaaaactttccgtactttgttcacgcactgctaccgcccgcctcagttattgaactattatgtttgaaagtaaaccagattgcacagattgtgttacaagttacattttcctgtttgtctcaacagataattttttttacaaatttaaaccatatataatacatgtaagcaaaatttggtacatttttgtactaaaaactctgattctaaaaacagaatttaatggcaaacttggagctcagatgacaccagattgcaccatctgggttctttggagaaaaaaaatttccgggggagcatgcccccggacccccctagtaaggctaggcgcttcgcgccgtcgacttgacgcttcgcgtcttcagttataaattttccgccttttttacaattttcaattcccatgcctgtaaatTAGTAAGTGTGCAGTTTGGTGGGAAACTGTCTTGAAATTTGAAAGAACTAACCTGTGCTAAAAGTATTTTTGCATGCCATTGTAGAAAGCAGTTTTATTATCTTGAACTCTACCCTTTGTCACAGGACTACATCTCCGTCAAGGAGAAGTTTGCCAAGTACCTGCCTCACTCGGCGGGTCGCTACCAGGTGAAGCGTTTCCGCAAGGCCCAGTGCCCCATCGTGGAGCGCCTGGCATGTAGTCTCATGATGCACGGCCGCAACAACGGCAAGAAGCTGATGGCGGTGCGCATCGTCAAGCATGCCTTCGAGATCATCCACTTGCTGACAGGAGAGGTGAGTGAGACAGTCATCAGTTGGGGGAGTATGCTTTTTGGGTAGTTCTGCTGATAATATTTGAACACCAGCTTAGAGGTTACTTTTAACTTATTAGTTATATCCTGAAAGCGGCGTAAagtcctgtaatccatgtcagagttcggtgggttatagaaacacgaaaatacctagcatgcctcccccgaaatcggcgtatgctgcccgaaTGGCAGGGGGAAAACAgtcaaacacgtaaaaacccactcgagcaaaaacatgagtgatagtgggagttgcagcccatgaacgaagaagaaaaacttTTTAGTTCTTGCAGGATTAGTGTTCTCATACTTACACAAGTGTAGAAATTAAGCAGGCTTTTTTTTATGACAAGTGATGCATGTCTGTACTGCCTTGTAGTTGAGTTTCCTGAGCTAACTGGGAGTTATCTTGAAAAACATTGCTGGTAATAATCCCgtcattttcttttgtttatcaATATTTATAGATCACTATCTAATTAGCCCATGAAGCCTTGCTTGTTTCATTCTTGTAAAGAAAACCATAAACATCACTTACCCTTTATTGTAGAGCTGGATCTATACTGAGGACAACAGACAAGTGAAAGCACAAGAACCTAATAgagattaggcctaaaaaacaaataggtgtggttacggtaatccgacctaccctatttttaggggctgaccctataactttttattacatttgtcaacaaaaaaactaaaaacaaaaaaaaaccaagtgcagaaaacgcaatgaaagcaaaatcgccCAAGTCGCACAcctatttccctgtcaagtaggtttaatttgtacacattagaaaaaaaagttaaaaaaaaaaaagtgattgcctaccttcctagtcctaccctatttttttttggctatgttaccgtaaccacacctttttttttttttttttgccttaataCTAAGTGAAAAATCATGCATATGTTGTACAGAAACATCTAACATCAATGCTCTCAATTTCTTTCCTTCCCAGAACCCCCTGCAGGTTGTGGTGAACGCCATCATCAACAGCGGTCCCCGTGAGGACTCCACACGTATTGGTCGTGCCGGTACCGTGCGTCGTCAGGCCGTCGACGTGTCACCGCTGCGTCGCGTCAACCAGGCCATGTGGCTGCTGTGCACTGGCGCCCGTGAGGCGGCTTTCCGCAACATCAAGACCATCGCCGAGTGCCTGGCTGATGAGCTCATCAACGCAGCCAAGGTATGGGATGACAAATTTTCTGACACACTCTTGGGAAATCGTTTCGTGACACTCAGA is part of the Littorina saxatilis isolate snail1 linkage group LG15, US_GU_Lsax_2.0, whole genome shotgun sequence genome and harbors:
- the LOC138948500 gene encoding small ribosomal subunit protein uS7-like (The sequence of the model RefSeq protein was modified relative to this genomic sequence to represent the inferred CDS: added 96 bases not found in genome assembly), with the translated sequence MLILSKPSSENLYTQTMRKETCGLVLHSRLGLRTPWSGSGNPKFASTSFHAGFTETGAITMAEENWGDDAAAGAVVAEIPEIKLFNKWSADDVQIADISLQDYISVKEKFAKYLPHSAGRYQVKRFRKAQCPIVERLACSLMMHGRNNGKKLMAVRIVKHAFEIIHLLTGENPLQVVVNAIINSGPREDSTRIGRAGTVRRQAVDVSPLRRVNQAMWLLCTGAREAAFRNIKTIAECLADELINAAKGSSNSHAIKKKDELERVAKSNR